The Candidatus Anaeroferrophillus wilburensis genomic interval CATGGTCGTCCCAGGGTGATTTTTCTCGCCATATCTACCTTGACAAATAAAAAGGGCATTGCTATTTTAGCGGTGTTGGCGCTCTCCGCAGATGAGTGCTAATCATCGAAGGCGAGGGAGATATGGAAGCGCTGTCAGAAAGATATGAGCGTATTTTAGCGGCCATTGTACTGGGCTATATTCGAACGGCGGAACCGATTGGTTCACGGACGATTGCCAGGAATACCGCGTTTAATCTCAGTCCAGCGACCATTCGCAACGCGATGGCCGACTTGGAGGACTATGGTCTGTTGTGCCAGCCGCACACTTCGGCCGGCAGGATTCCCACCGACCGGGGGTTTCGTTATTATGTTGACCATCTGCTGCCGGAACCCGAGTTGCCGGAGTTGGTGAAAGAAACGATCAGGAATGCCTTTCCCCGGCACCGCAGCAATGTGGAAGAGGTGTTGAAAGAAGGTGTCAACGCCCTTTCCCGGCTGACGCCCTATGTCAGCATGATCAGTCTGCCCCACTTCAGCCAGACGACGCTCAAGCATATCCGATTTGTCCGGCTTAATGACCAACAGATTCTGGCAGTCATTATCTCTGATGCAGGTTTGGTGCAAAATATTCTCTTCGGGTCGGATGTGTCCTTTTCCCAGGATGATTTGAACCGTTTTTCCAATTACCTGAACCGGATTATCGATGGCTTGACCCTTGAAGGGGTGAAACGTAAAATTTTTGCCCAGATGCAGGGTGAAAAAGATGCCTATGACTCCATGATGGCCCAGGTGATGGCGCTGAGCAGAAGGATGTTTGATCATGGGGTTGGCGATGATTCCGAGATCATTATTGATGGCAAGCTCAATATCCTTGAGCATCCTGAGTTCGCTGATGCCGATAAGATGAAACGGCTTTTCAGGGCCTTTGAAGAGAAGAGCACCATGATCAAGCTCTTGGATGAAGCCCAGAAAGGGAAGCCGCTGCAAGTCTATATCGGTGGGGAAAATCGCTGTGAAGAGATGAGCCTTTGCTCGGTCATTGTGGCCGGCTACGGCAAAGATGACCAGCAAATGGGAAATGTCGGCATCATCGGCCCTACAAGAATGGACTATTCGCGCATTATTCCCCTCGTGCGTTATACTGCCGAGGTTATTAATACCCTTATTTCCGATTAGAAAGGCCAGGTTTGCAATGGTGAGCATTCCAGTGAAGCGGAACGGTTCCGCGGTTGACGATGAAGGTGAGGAAATGAAGAAAGAGCAGCCGCCTGTTCCCCCCGCCGGGGGGCTTCAGGGAAAGCAAGATGAAGAGGAGGCTGTCCCCGAAGAAGAGGGAGGTCGTCTTGAAGAGGTGATCAGGGAAAATAAGGAATTGCAGGAACAGCTGGCTGCGATGGTCCAGGAGAACAGTCAGTTACGTGATCGGATGCTGCGTCTGCAGGCCGAGAGCGAGAATTTCCGCAAGCGGATGACCCGGGAAAAAGAGGAGTTTGTCCGTTATGCCAAAGAGGAGTTCATCCGCGAAATTTTGCCCATCAAGGATAACCTTGAACGTGCTCTCGATCATGGTGGTGAGGTGGCAAACCCCGAGGCGGTCATTGATGGGGTTACTATGATCTTGGACCAGTTCTCCTCAATTTTTGAAAAAATGGGAGTGACCTGCTTGTCTTGCTGCGGTGAGCCGTTTGATCCTAATTTTCATGAAGCTATGATGCATCAGGAAACGGCGGAACTGGAGCCCAACACGGTTATGGTGGAGCACCAGAAGGGATATGTCTACCAGGGACGTCTGCTGCGTCCGTCGCTGGTGACCGTTGCCAAAGCAGTGCCGAAAGAGGATGAGCAGGATGACGGCTGAGGCTGGTTGTTTTGTGCATAAAAAAATAATAGAGTGTAGTCAATGAGTGTTTAAGTGCTGTCCCAGTACAGCGAGGAGGATTCAATGGGAAAAGTAATAG includes:
- the hrcA gene encoding heat-inducible transcription repressor HrcA; its protein translation is MEALSERYERILAAIVLGYIRTAEPIGSRTIARNTAFNLSPATIRNAMADLEDYGLLCQPHTSAGRIPTDRGFRYYVDHLLPEPELPELVKETIRNAFPRHRSNVEEVLKEGVNALSRLTPYVSMISLPHFSQTTLKHIRFVRLNDQQILAVIISDAGLVQNILFGSDVSFSQDDLNRFSNYLNRIIDGLTLEGVKRKIFAQMQGEKDAYDSMMAQVMALSRRMFDHGVGDDSEIIIDGKLNILEHPEFADADKMKRLFRAFEEKSTMIKLLDEAQKGKPLQVYIGGENRCEEMSLCSVIVAGYGKDDQQMGNVGIIGPTRMDYSRIIPLVRYTAEVINTLISD
- the grpE gene encoding nucleotide exchange factor GrpE, which encodes MKRNGSAVDDEGEEMKKEQPPVPPAGGLQGKQDEEEAVPEEEGGRLEEVIRENKELQEQLAAMVQENSQLRDRMLRLQAESENFRKRMTREKEEFVRYAKEEFIREILPIKDNLERALDHGGEVANPEAVIDGVTMILDQFSSIFEKMGVTCLSCCGEPFDPNFHEAMMHQETAELEPNTVMVEHQKGYVYQGRLLRPSLVTVAKAVPKEDEQDDG